The Pagrus major chromosome 24, Pma_NU_1.0 region TGTGAATAGTGTTAAAGAAAGTCAGTAAAATCCCTGGTTCTGTCACTTTATCTGGacccacaccaaaagttaatgaggtctattttGGGCCGACCAACCAACTATCCAACAAAgcaaccaataaaccaaccaactgaGCCAAAAATCAAACCGACATggctgaaaacataacctccttggcagatttagcaaaaaaacagtaataataataataataatctttgattaattcttctttctctcttttcattcgCTGGTCAGGAGCTGGCATTGTCCAGTCATGAGTGTCTGTCGGTATTTAACCGCTGTGGCGTTCACGCTGTCTGCGCCGCCTTCATCAACCTGTTGTCCCAGCTGGGTCCGCCTCCACCGCTCCACCAACACGTcacacaggtgaggagacagtgtgtgtgtgtgagagtaatGACGGTGTGTATATGCACAAGATCATATATAgtcaatgtgttttgtgtttgtgtgcagatcATAGAGAGTCGACAGAAGGACGCTCCACACCTGCTGCCTGAGGACATTTTTTGTGACAAACCCAggtagagagacacagagagacacagagagacagtgaagagagagagtTAATGTGACATTAGATGTCTTCTCTGCTCTGGacagaatattttaaaataatcgATTAAACTATGAGTTCTCTCTTACACAAAGTTCACAAGTTTGCTGATGATACTGTGTTTTatctttcagaaaaaaatagaatCGTACCGAGATTATTAATCAGAACTTtgacaaacatatttaaagactgaatgtgtgtgtgtgtgtgtgtgtgtgtgtgtgtgtgtgtgtgtgtgtgtgtgtgtgtgtgtgtgtgtcagactacCAGAAGGTGAGCTGCAGATAGATGAATCCTGTCTGTTCGCCCAATTAAAGATCTGCGAGGCTTTGACAGGAAGCAGCTACAGTGCACACAGCGAACGCTTCAACACGCCATACACACCTCAGCTAACAGgtatacacgcacacacacacacacaaacacacacttcctgtcctgAGAGTGTATCCAgagtgttactgtgtgtttcagatgagGATCGTCTGTCTAAGAGGAAGAGTATTGGAGACGTCATCTCTCTGCAGATAGACATGGACCCACAGTACTGTCCTGATGCACAGCAGGTACCTGTCTATCTGTCTTACCAGTCTGtccttttgtctgtctgtctgtctgatgtgtctctctgtctcctatAGAAGCCTCAGACAGAACAGATCACCTTTGAGACACTGAAGAACGCCATCGGTAAGCGGTCCAATTCCAAATGAATAAATTCAAATGATTTaatgcagttttgttttgattatttgaatatatatttacacCCTTCTCCAAGTTCAGCCTATCGAGTAACTCTTACTGTTTATATTCTGTTATTTGTTCACAtgaattgttatttttttcttcgtCTCAAGGGGctaataaagataaaatgtaaattgattcatttaaaacaaacaagaagtTTATAAAGAtacttttaaacaaaaacaagcaaaattGAGACCAATAAGACAAAAACAGATTCAGTATTACAGGCATGAGGAAAAGAAACAATCAAGTATAACACAAACTTCATCAAACTAAACAACGGGGTCTGTGTGTACATCAGGGATGCTTGGTGTCAGGATGCTGTGGTGGTTTGCAGACACTGTTCACCCCTTGTGGAGTTTATGATCATCAAGTGCCGGCCTTTCTATCTACCAAGGGAGTTTTCTGCCATCCTGCTGGTCGCAGTCTACATCCCTCCCAGCTGTAACAACAATGATAGAGACAAGGCACTGAGTGAACTGTACAGCTCCATCAGTGAACAGCAGACTGCCCATCCAGAGGGACTTCTCATCGTGGCTGGAGATTTCAATCATGCAAAtctcaaaacagtgtttcctaATGTGTACCAACACATTGACTTTGCAACAAGGGGAAACAACACACTGGACCAGGTTTACACAACATTGAGAGGAGCATACAAGGCCTCACCCCTCCCCCATCTCGGCGCTTCGGACCACATCACTGTTATGCTAATGCCAGCATACAGGCCTAAGGTCAAAGTCACCAGACCGGTTCAGAAGCAGGTACGGGTGTGGCCAGAGGGTGCCTCCTCAGCACTCCAGGACTGCTTTGACACCACAGACTGGGACATGTTCAAGCAGGCAGCCACCTACAACCACCACATCAACATACAGGAGTACTCAGACACTGTTACTGCCTACATCAGCAAATGCATTGATGATGTCACGGACACCAAGACCATCACAGTACGGGCCAATCAGAAACCATGGCTGACGGGGGAAGTCCATCGGTTACTGAAAGCCCGGAACGCTGCTTTCAGAGCAGGTGATGAGGCTGGTCTGAGATCAGCAAGAGCCAACCTGTCCCGTGGCATCAGACTTGCAAAGAGGCAGTACAGCAACAGGATAACCCACCACTTCAccgacagcagagacacaaggagCCTGTGGCAGGGGTTACAGACCATCACGGACTACAAACCTCGACCACAGACCTGTgacaacaacatcactctgcTGAACGATCTGAACCACTTCTTTGGACGGTTTGAAGCCGACAAcaccacacctgcacagaaGACAACACCCCCTCCAGATGACCAGGTGCTGTCCCTGACTCCAGCCAGCGTGAGGAGATCCCTCTCCAGGATCAACGCTCGCAAAGCTGCAGGACCGGACAACATTCCTGGTCGTGTGCTGAAGGACTGTGCAGAGGAGCTCACAGATGTCctcacagacatcttcaacacctcCCTGAGCCAAGCTGTTGTCCCCACCTGCTTCaagaacaccaccatcatcccggTCCCAAAGAAGACCTCCCCATCGTGCTTCAACGACTACCGCCCCGTGGCACTGACCCCCATCATCATGAAGTGCTTCGAGCGGTTAGTCATGCAGCACATCAAATCCATCCTACCTCCCTCCCTGGACCCGTACCAGTTTGCATATCGGGCCAACCGGTCCACTGATGATGCAATCTCCACCGCCCTCCACTCAGCTCTCACCCACCTGGACTCTAAGGACTCATATGTGAGGATGTTGTTCTTGgatttcagttcagcttttaacACAATCATCCCCCAGCAGCTGATACAGAAACTGGACTGTTTAGGACTAAACACCTCACTCCGTAACTGGTTGCTGGACTTCCTGACAGGAAGACCACAGGCAGTCCGGGTCGGCAGCAGCGCATCCAGCACCATCGTGCTGAACACAGGGGCTCCCCAAGGATGCGTGCTCAGCCCCttactgttcaccctgctgacccatgactgcacaccaacacacaacaccaacctCTTCGTCAAGTTTGCGGATGACACGACTGTGGTGgggctcatcaacaacaacaatgagtcAAACTACAGGGATGAGGTGAGCCAACTCGCcaagtggtgcagagacaacaatctctctctgaacGTGGAGAAGACAAAGGAGATTGTTGTCGACTTCCGGAGAGCCTCCACCCAGCACCCTCCACTGACTatcaatggagctgctgtggagagagtgagcagcaccaggttCCTGGGGGTGCACCTCtctgaggacctctcctggagcaggaacaccgcatcactggccaggaaagctcagcagcgcctctacttcctccgcagactgagaagagccagagcaccagtccacatcatgacaaccttctaccgtggaaccaccgagagcatcctgaccagctgcatcactgtgtggtacggcagctgcactgcatcctgcaagaagaccctgcagcgcatagtaagagcagctgagaggatcatcggtgcctccctcccctccctccaggacacttacagcacacgtctggcccgcaaagcactcagcactgcgggcgaccccacccaccccaaccaccaactcttcagtctcctgccttccgggaggaggatgaggagcctccgagcgagaaccagcagactgagagacagtttcattcatcaggccatcaggatgctgaactccctcccagcgctgcccccccttccttctccttctccgcccgctgcccccactaactatggacattgttgacccccccccccccccccccccatggcaccagccacttttacaactcaaaaacactttaaaatctatttgcactgtgtaagaatgtttacaatttcattgtcatagaccagtttacaccattttatactgtcatatttatatcaaactgccatatttatatctatatttatatccaatcccaatactgacatacctattccacactatttatatctccggactttatattcccgaatgtctcttagctgtacatattttatttttatttttatttttagatctatatttctattttattttatattctttatatccttatatttcttatttctgtctggacagagggaaacacaatttcaattctctgtatgtcttgtacatattgcagttttgacaataaagtcgacttttgAACTTTTGAACAATGAGCTAAACGATGTTTAATCTGATTCAAAAAAGTGACGgcaattttattttaacaaaagaatgttaccttttattttgaaaatgcgTCCTGCAGAAGACAGAGGgggtgtggaggaagaggagaggaggaagaggatgcaGCTGGTGGAGAAGTTTCAGACGGCTCCATTCGAGGAGATCGCCGCTTGCTGTGGAGCCAGAGTGAGTCCACGTCTGATCCTGACCTCCAATTCTTTGTTGTAATTAACCCAGTTTTTTGAATGAATGATGTTATTTCTGTTGCGTGCATTACGAGAAACAAAAATTATTTCACACCGTTTCTCACAATCAATAAATGTCAAAGGATCGAGGCTGAAGCTTCCAGAAAATAGCGAAGGAATAGCGTAGCGTAGCTTTTTACTGGCAAAAACTCCTTTGATTACTCTCTGTATTACCAGTATAACTAATACTGTGGCCACCATCCTCTGACCGCTTGATTGACACCTTATGAGGAGCTGATATGCCCTCGAtggagcctacaacagccaatgagacAATTCATCGACTAATTGATTACACGACTAATCACATCATGTGCGTCTTGTAACACTTTGACAGTTTCCTGATAATCTCTCTCTCCAGACGTCTCTTCTTCAGACGAAACTGGACCAGGTCTTCGATTTGATCATACGTCCTCCTCCGTCTCCGTCTGGACACTCGCCGCCGCGCTCGACGCCGCTCTACGAGATGAAGTTTCCCGACCTGTGTGTCTATTAGACCCACAGAGACGTTAAAGCTTTCCTCACTTCATGTCATGAATTCCCATTAATGAAGACAGATTATATTTTTCTGACTTAGAGGAGAAATTGATTGACCGATTTATCATGTTGtccttctgtgtttctgtttaaatGTCTGTGAGAAATTATTGATCCTTCAGTTTCAGATCTGATGTGAATCTGAACACAAGTCCTGTAGATTTGGACTGCACtaataaaacaattaacttATGCTcatgatttattgttttgtttcgtTCATTCATGAGTTTTGATCGTCCACCTGACTTATTTTGGGGTCTGCAGACTGTTCATGAAACGGGATGTCATGAACTGTATTTCTGTGCAGCAACATGTGGATCATGCGCATTATTTCCACTGCATGATACGCTCGACTAAACTTACTTGGAACcgttcttttttgttttttcactgtcaAAAGTTGTtgatgttggttggttggttgaattgttggttggttggttggttggattgttGATTGGCTGGTTTGTCAGCCAGGTTACTCAAAatctactgaacagatttccactaaacttggatggaggatcaTGAAGGTCATGTACTGTGTTTCCACTGCATGATATGTTTGACTCGACCCACTTGATACCGTTCGTATTTCATGTTTAATTGTCAGAAGTTGTTACTAGTACTGTTTGAGGTTCCAAGTGAGCTGAGCCAATACCAGCATTGCCAGATGGGAAATGTTAAACTATCGTACAAAGGCTAagattatctttttttattttttttgtggaaccttgtgaaaataattgtacTTTACAGTACACgtgattaaacacatttttgacatgCATCCAAATCTACCAACTATTTACCTATTTTTTGTGATACAAGGaagaaaatgattgtttttgtatacaagaatacaaaacaaaagatatttTTTGGCCTATATTGTTTACAATCTAAAATAGTTTAAATCTCGACTTGAAGTCTTCCATCATTGTCACTATGAGCTCATGTTATTGAAGACGGTGAATATCAGCTGAGACCTAATTGTGGAAGTCGACTCGATGatttaatgagaaaatgttgtGTAACTGGAAAATACACAAAGAGATGAACAAAAAAACCTAATTTTCTTTTGCTTGCAAATAACTCTTTATGCTTTCATATCATTTACAGTTATTtacataaatcaataaatatcaaaacatcTTTCTCACTCTCGTCATCTCTCTCAGTCACTCAGAATCATGATTTCAAAGCTTTTTATTGGTCTGCTAACAAGCTTCCCTGGCCAATGAGAAcgtctcctccctctccatcttcctcctctcacttcTGCTGCTGTCCGTCTTTGTTGATGACGTTCTTGAAGAGCGTGAGCAGCGGTCTCTGGCTGCGTTCGTCCCAGCTCTTCATGAAGCCGCCGTAGCGTTTGCTGGCAGGCGGGCCACTCCAGCGGAAGTGCTTCATCTTGTACAAACCATCTTTCTTCTCCTGGACGTCTCctagaagctgctgctgctcctcctccgcctcctccatcacctcctgcgccttctcctcctcctcctgcgctgctgctgctgctgccagcagCTCACTGGCGAGCTCACGCCTCCGTATCTCTCCAGGGAAGACCTCGGCGGACTCCTCCTCCACGCCGTTGGAGGTGTAGACTTTGACCGGGCGGCGTTTTCGGCCAACTGGCTTCCCCCAGCGGAAGTGCTCCATGGAGTAGGAGCGTTTggcctgaggagaggaggacgaggaagggAGGGTGAAGGAGGAGGGGTCTGATGGAGGCGGAGGTTGGAGGTGGGCGATGCCTGGGATGACGGGGGTCTCCGCGGTGAGGTCGGAGTGACAAAGCTGGATACACTCCTGCAGAGGATGATGAGGCGTAAAGGAGACTCAGTGACAGAAATATGAATGTGGttgtaaaacacaacataaagcCACGCAAAGACTTCTGAGAACCTCGTGCACTAAATGTTTGGATGTTTGAGTGTTGATCGTCGCTTTCGTCAAAGTTTAAAAGACGCACGTTACAGTTGAAAGCTTCGTAAATAACAAGCAAGTGGACTTTGAGTGAGGACTGTCAAGAATTTAATTTCATGCTTATTTGTACATTGAATTGactgttttcagtcattttacacTAAAAACTCTGCAATTtcctaaatatttttttgggggggcatTAGGGGCCCAACAGCAGTTTTTTGCCCCGGGGCCCCTTAACATGTTAACACGGCAGTGCTGTCAGTGAATTATGGTTTACATTTGTTATTATTTCAGAGCATCACATGCAAGTTCATTCAAAAGTGATGATGCTACCTGACAGGAAAAAgggacaaaacattttctgcagctTCCAAAGATACAACatgatgaatataaatataaatataaatataaatataaatatgagcAGCGTCGAACTTcaagaaggaaaataaagcaGCTTAAAAcaccaaagaagaaaaatgataataaatgttaCCATCACGCTGCTCTCAGAGTTGAGCTCCTGACAGCTCGGATGCTCCCAGCACTGACTGGCAGCTCCTTTGGCCACGCCCACAACCACCACAGCCACCAATAGCCACGCAGGACACATTCTCCTGCCGGCCAATCGGAGACAAGGACACAAAAGACATGACAGGCATGAAgacatcatttattattaaatgacaaatacaataaaataaacgtgattcatttacattaatatactaaatgtaaatatgataatttaataaaaatattccatgtttgatttttgttgatttatcttttaaattaaacattttctttttatgatttttttaaaatcatctttaattttatttcatagtttttatattatttatgtcACACGAATCATTTTACATTCAATACTCTGTATTAACAAATACAATATACATAaccatataaataataatataaaaaatattttttataaaagtcATGTTATAAGTTAagttaaatgtacttttttctttaatgttttatttggttttttttgttgttgttttttaccaaaagttaaaatataactacaattttaaaaaaaataatatggaAAATAGATTTATTTTACTTACAATGTCGTTTATACTTTttgtatattaatattattaccAACCACTACATTGTATTCATTATTACTTAAAACTATAATACATTTTTGCACATGTATTTAagcaaacttttaaaatgttttatatatttatattataaatattgtgACATTTATAATGTATTTAGTTTTTGAATTTCAGTTCACGAATgtctttaatttcatatagtaactttttcttttgacttctttttaaaattaatttaatgtgATCATAAATGTGCATTGTTGTGACTTTATCATatcttttaaaattaatttctgATTTTCGTCGTGTTATTTACATAGTAAAGAATATTTTATAACTCAAATACCTGTTTGGATCTGGATTAAATTAATACAtcgataataataataataataataataataataataataataataataataataatgataatgcaGATTCTCACCACTCCGTCcgctcttcttctttctcttatTGCTGGTGTTTTCCTGTCGTTCGGCCGTTGGATGGAGATTTGTGTcgtttctctcctcttctgtcgGCCCGAAGGTTCGGACGACTTTTATAGTCTGTCAgccaaggacacacacacacacacacacacacacacacacacacacacacacacacacacacacacaccaccaacaTTCATTCATGCTTGTCAATACACACTGCTGCATGAAAATGGACAATCAATTAAATAtcatccccctcctcctcacacacacacacacacacacacacacacacacacacacacaaacatccattCATGCACTTTCACATTGTACTTGTTGCTCCTGTTTTTTtaagcagcagcacaaagatttatgatttaaaatacattttacataaaaaagaaacaactttattgtgtaatgtctgttttcagctttttgtgTGACGACAGATTTTTACAAATAATCACCAACCAAAAGCGGCACAGCGTCGTCCTCCAGCTGCAGCGAAAACTAGAAACAAGAATATTGAAAATAAGCATCAGAGCCTGAAGATGAGACGTTTCCTCTGGATGAAAGCGACACGTCGAACACACACCGTGTAAATGTGCGTTCACCacctcagtgctgctgctgtgttaaaTGTCAGCCGGCAGATTTGGCAGATTAACACTGAAGTGACATGTCGTCATCGCAGAGAAGACAGGATTCACCTGCAGGTCAGAGTGTACAGGgacacacacctgctgcagcATCGGCCTTTGTCTGAGCACTCAGCGTCTCTAATGATGAGTCCACAGAGGGTTTATCTCATTTAACGGATCGCTGAGCAGAGGGGACCAAGATTACGTCCACCTGGAACCTGTGTAAGGGTCCACTTATAGGTTCTGTTTGTCCACCGAAGAGTTATCTTAAAGCTGTGTGTCCACTAGTCTACACTATGTCCACTAGTCTACACTATGTCCACGAGTCTAGGAGGCTCATTTTTAAGGCTCTGTGTCCACTGGGAGGCTCTATGT contains the following coding sequences:
- the LOC140992153 gene encoding pro-opiomelanocortin-like, coding for MCPAWLLVAVVVVGVAKGAASQCWEHPSCQELNSESSVMECIQLCHSDLTAETPVIPGIAHLQPPPPSDPSSFTLPSSSSSPQAKRSYSMEHFRWGKPVGRKRRPVKVYTSNGVEEESAEVFPGEIRRRELASELLAAAAAAQEEEEKAQEVMEEAEEEQQQLLGDVQEKKDGLYKMKHFRWSGPPASKRYGGFMKSWDERSQRPLLTLFKNVINKDGQQQK